TAAAACTTGCTTTCTCTTACCTTACGTTaactttattttgtgtgtgtgtgtgtgaacttgTGTGGCAAACAGCCAAACTAGTATGAGATGTTTTGttcctctttaaaatattttggtgtaACCAATATATAGACAGTGTCAATGGCTTTCTTTCATAATGTAGCTACCGACACAGTAGAGATTCAGTTTGTCACACCACTCTCTGGATAAGATGTAAGACTATGCCTGCACCCGAAAAGGTCAAATGAAGTAATTCAGGGCCAATTAATAACAGGTCCACTTTCAACTCCCTTTGTTGTTTGTTGCTTTCAAATGCCTTTAATATTTGCCTTCTAGCAGCTGCTTTGAACAGATCAGTTGGGGTCCACTCTTCCCGAGAAAGCAGGAATTCTTATTGCAGCTTACTGCACAGTGGAGCAGTTGCCACCAGAATCATTAAAACCTTCTGACTGGTATTTTACAGGGGATCTTCCCATTTGCTCAGCTGTTGTTGAATTCATCAACAAACCTGGGATTCCAGAGGCACCGACGGAGCAGAAATCCAGTCCTGAAATGCAACGCAAGTCAATCACAAAACTGCCTCTTTGCTTCAGAAAAACGCACAGGATGCTGTGTACGTGCAGAGATGGCTGGAAAGCATATTACAGGCAGTCTGTCTTTTTAGCAGGCTTGGGTTTCGCCTTCTTGTACACCACAGTGCTTGGCTTTGACTGTATCACTACAGGGTACGCCTACACGCAGGGGATCAGTGGCTCTCTTCTCAGCATACTCATGGCTCTTTCTGCCTTCTCAGGACTAATGGGCACAATTTTGTTTACTAAGCTAAGGAAGCATTATGGCTTGGCTGTCACAGGAGTTGTATCCAGCCTCCTCCATGTAAGCTGTTTAatgctgtgtgtgttttcagtCTTTGCCTCCGGCAGTCCTTTTGACTTGGGTATTTTCTCTCTTCTCACAAGTAAGAACTCTTCCTTAAACCACGAGACACTGCAAAAGAACCAGCTGCATGTTTACCCATTCCAAAGAAACATCAACCAACCCATACTGCCAGATCGTTCTTCAATTCATTGGACTAATAATACAGTGCTGTTGAACAGC
The window above is part of the Chelonia mydas isolate rCheMyd1 chromosome 2, rCheMyd1.pri.v2, whole genome shotgun sequence genome. Proteins encoded here:
- the LOC119563558 gene encoding solute carrier family 40 member 1-like, translated to MQRKSITKLPLCFRKTHRMLCTCRDGWKAYYRQSVFLAGLGFAFLYTTVLGFDCITTGYAYTQGISGSLLSILMALSAFSGLMGTILFTKLRKHYGLAVTGVVSSLLHVSCLMLCVFSVFASGSPFDLGIFSLLTSKNSSLNHETLQKNQLHVYPFQRNINQPILPDRSSIHWTNNTVLLNSVHGDNHPESYISIILLFSGVILARIGKYTCNLPPHAESLHWVKYSVNKNQM